GTTGTGTGCGCCTCCCTCAGATCCGTGACGCATTCGTCCAGGTAGGTGCGACAGCACATCAAGTACTGTATGGCATACTGTGACATCACAAAGTACTTGGCAATGCCGCTGTCCAGAATGTGAGTTTCCAGCACAGTGCCCAGCGGAGCCTCCGAAAGATGGGCCAACGCCTTGTCCACCAGCTCGAAGTTCTGCTCCCTGAGTATCCTCTCCGTTTCATAGGATCCTGCCAGAAATACCTCTATGATTTATCTcttatattttcattattttcctTACCCATTAGCCTCCAATCCAGCGGACCATCGCGATACTGTCGCAGTTTGAAGCCCGTTTCCCGGACCATCTGCGGATATTTGCCCTTGAATCCCATTTCTCTGTAACTGAAACACCCACGATGGAAAAAAATCGAAAGTTTGTTTACTTCTTCTTCGCcttctttgttttgcttccGTTCTTTGCCAAACTTGATTTCCCACTAGTTTCCCTTTGTTTTCCCCAGTTTTCGGTTACGCGTTGTCAAAGCAACCAGGTTGTCAGGACGACAGGTGCGAAGTAGGGTTGTTGAGCCTTggaaattttttataaactaaGTATAACAATCTGTGTATAACAGAATGagtttaacaaatatttttgaacaAGTAggatattataaaaaaatgtattcctATTATAAAGATTTAGCTTTAACCTTTTAGTAATATCAGTATtaatatctattttaaatttttagttattttaGGTCTTTGCAGTATCTTTGCATCTTTTTGTACGTTTTTctacaaataaattcaaaagaaCCGCGCAAGGCACGATATTTTGCAGGATCCTTTTAGATAAAACTTTTGGGAGCTATCGAGCATCTCCTTTAAAGCAACTGTCAAGAGGCACAATTCAGTTGTGATTGGACTCTCCAACCGTGAGGTTGTGTTAAAAGGAAACTCCTAGCAAAATGCATTTAGTTTAGTTCAAGAACTTTAATTATTAGCAATAAATTGCAGAAAAAGCCAGtgaaaacagcaacaaaatgtGGCATTGGAGTTTGTTGTGTGTTTTCCTACTGGTGCCGCTGGCCAATTCCACGGGTAAGCTGGGAAAACTGGTGCGTCAGTGCGAGGAAAATGCTGTGAAAATTCCGATACCCCGATGCTGTATCTGAAGTATCTGACAGATGTCAGGAAGCTGCGCCCACAAGAGAGCTAGAGAGTAGCGCCTGCGCAGAAGTTTGTTTTGGGATATTAACCATTTGTTTGGGAAATTAACTTGGcatttttctctgtttttcccCGAATTTCCACCACTTGCCACCTCCACAGCTCCAATAAGTTTTGAGGCAAATCCGGACACCAAACGTCTCTATGATGATTTGTTGAGCAACTACAATCGCTTGATTAGGCCCGTTGTGAACAACACGGAGACACTGACGGTTTGGTTGGGTCTGAAATTGTCTCAGCTGATTGAGGTCAACCTAAAGAACCAGGTGATGACCACCAATCTGTGGGTGAAGCAGGTAGCTATCACAGCCATATACTACTATCAtctattataaatatatttcatttaagcGCTGGTTCGACTACAAGTTGCGCTGGGATCCGGAGGAATACGGCGGAGTTGAGCAGCTCTATGTGCCATCTGAGCACATTTGGGTGCCGGACATTGTGCTATACAACAACTGGGATGGCAACTATGAAGTAAGCTTCCATTGCCTCAATACCGTCTTCATACTCAACTAAAAAATGCATCATTAGGTAACGCTGATGACCAAAGCCACTCTGAAGTACACAGGCGAGGTCTTTTGGGAGCCACCTGCTATTTACAAGTCTTCCTGCGAGATGAATGTCGAATACTTTCCGTACGACGAACAAATCTGCTTCATGAAGTTCGGCTCATGGACCTACAATGGTGCCCAAGTGGATCTCAAGCATTTGGATCAGGTTACGTTTGtaagcaatttcaattaaataataaataactgaatatttttttttaggttcCTGGCAGCAACCTAGTGCAAGTTGGCATTGACCTCACGGAATTCTACTTGTCTGTGGAATGGGACATACTGGAAGTGCCGGCTACCAAGAATGAGGAGTATTACCCCGATACCCTGGAACCATTTTCAGGTACGCTTATATTGTTATGCACCTAATATACttgcatttataattattataaaccATATTCAGATATAACATTCAAGTTGACCATGCGGCGAAAGACCTTGTTCTATACCGTCAATTTGATTGTACCTTGTGTGGCTTTAACTTTCCTCACGGTGTTggtattttatttgcccagcGATTCGGGCGAAAAGGTAACGAAGATGGATCCTCTAAACTCCAATAAAAATCTCAGAGTGATATCCTCTATTTTGAGCACGTTGCAtgtttttgttcattttatCACGTAGACGTAGTTTTCCTGTAGCTTAGAAAACTGAAAGGTAGCTTTTGTACAAATGTTTCTTAGATTTCGTActaagttttttaatatttttcaaataattttgtaaaataatttccaatgCAAACTCACTTAACTACTCCCTATAAATTATGACACTTGAAAACAATAACTCTACAATAAACCTATACCTTAGATGAGCTATCTTTTTCATATGCACAAATCGTACTCCTTTCAATTACTTTAACTATCACTACCCAATCTTTCAAGTCTGCTATCCTAAAGCTGAGCTCTTGTACTCTCTAGCCATGTACTACAAAATTCTAAATTGgcttttgaaaatttctaaatCGAATACTTTCCAAATTCTTGCTGAGAAGAGCTCAACTTGAACTTCCTGCTCTTTTTCAATCATAAACTCTCTCTATTTTACGCTCCAATTTTTAACTAATGTGTATATCATAATGATATTTAGCTTTTTCTATCTATCCATCAAATAATCAGCTTCGCATTCGCAGCAGCGACTCTCAGAATTTTTGCAAGCAGCACACAGATATTCAAGTtccagaaaaatatatatgaatatatcaTACATATATCCTGAATACCAAAGTTTTTGCTGAATATCCTGTGTGCTGTCCTGAGTTGAGAAATCTCATAACGTAAATTTTCATCGAATGCATACAAATGCGCATCGATATCGACATTGaaccaaatccgaatccgtaTCCGAATCGAGTCGAATTCAAAATGTCAAAAAGCCACTTTCATATCGCGTATCTTGTAATTAAGCagcgcactcacacactcactcaaacacacacacacacacacctagGACACCTGCATTCAGCACAGGCACAcctacacccacacacattcACCACTTTTAACACACACTTACAAACACGTACTGGACTCGTGCAGTTTGTTCTTGAATTCATTTTATCGTTGCCCTGGATTTTGTTCGTTCAGTCGTATTGCTCAAGTAAAGATACATACATGTTCCCATCGAGATTGATATATGAACCCGATTGCAACTGAATTTCAGTTGTTTTTATATAGCATGTAATTCTATTGAAAATCATAAGGTggattaatatataatatatatcgTAGTATATACTTTCTGGGTTCCATATTGATATATCGCTTTCATAATTGGCAGTATTTTCAAAAGTCAGCTTTGTTCTTGTagctataaaataatttctcaACCAGACAGtcagaaattaaatataaactcAGTTTGCGTGTCAAGAACTTAACTACTTAAGAACTTTTCCCccaaaaaagataaaaagtGATACAAACTACGCGAATCTTTTTATTGACACAAATACACTCGTACGCAGAAAGTTCACATGTAAACGTAGTAAAATGCGCTTtgtttctttgattttttttcggtgttGATTGTTTTCGTGTAAACTTCGAATGATTGATTgatgtgggtgggtgtgtgcgtTTGCGAGTGTGTTAGTTGTGTGGGTCCTTAGCTTGGTCACAGGATACGCGTTGCAGTCCTGCAATCCTGAAGTACGTagccattttgttgttttaaacCAATTGTTTGTTAAAGTATTCGTATGTTTATTTGATGGCCTTGGAGTGTAAATATTACAAGATATTTGCTCCTTGGACAATTATATTTTTCGTACCAGTAattggcttaaataattaaacaaattattatgaTTGTGTTATCATTTGGTTGTTGTTATGTGTTCAATGTCGTTGTTGGTTGATTGTTGGTTTGATGGTTTGATTGTTTGACTGTTTGACCGTTTGACCGCTTGATGGCTCGTGTTTCTGTCGGATCGAGTGGACAGCCGATAGCCGTGAGATATCGACAGGTGGAAATTGTGTAAACATCTCGTTGACAGGTTACGTTATGTATTTCGATACTCGTGTCGTTGACCGTGTTTTTCCTGCTCTTGGCCGAAATTATCCCGCCCACTTCGTTGGCGGTGCCCCTGCTGGGCAAGTACCTCCTCTTTACCATGATACTCGTCTCGCTCTCCGTTTGGACGACGGTCTGCGTGCTGAACATCCATTTCAGGTGAGTTTCGAATCGGGGAAAAGGTCTGGGAAAAACCTCCTTTCAAATCCATGATCATGCCCCGTACCACGTACTTCGTACTTTATATCTTGTACCTTGTACTTCATACTTCATACCTCGAACCTTGTACTTCATACTTCATACCTCGAACCTTATACTTCATACCTTGTACGTTGTACTTCATACATTATACCTTGTATTTATACTTCATACCTTGTACTTCATACATCATACCTTTACGTTGTACTTCATACTTCATACCTTGTACCTTATACTTCCTACCTTGTACGTTGTACTTCATACATCATACCTTGTACCTTGTACCTTGTACCTGGTACTTCACACTTCATACTGTGTACCTTGTACTTCGTACTTTGTACCTTGTACTTCATACATTGAACCTTGAACTTCATACCTGTACCTTGTACTTTAGACCTCGTACCTGGTACTTTATATCTCGTACTTCATACCGTTTACCTTGTACTTCATACTTCATACCTCTTACTTCGTACCTTGTTCGTTGTACCTTGGCCTTCGTACCTCGTACCTTGTACCTCGTACTTCTTACCTCGTACCTCATTTCTGCAAGAGCTAGATAGCTCGTACTTCCCATTACTTTGGCGAGTTTCCTTGCTTTCGCTGGTATATTTCCAATGCCTATATATCTGCGGCACAGATCGCCCTCCACGCACAACATGTCGCCGCTGGTGCGGAAGCTCTTCCTGCACTTCATGCCCAAGCTGATGATGATGCGCCGGACGCAGTACACCCTGCCCGACTACGACGACTCCACGCCGAGCAATGGGTACACCAATGAGATCGATGTGCGGTAAGTGGCAACTCGCgaaattgaaagcaaacaCTTGACTTTGGCCtgcctgtttgtgttgtgctgtgctgtgctgtgtgtgtggcatgGTGTGGCATGGCACTGCCTGCTTTCCCCCCTCCAGTGACAGCATCAGCGATTTTCCCAGCGAGTTTAAGGACAGCCAGGATGGCGCTTACGATAATGGCATGCAGAACTCTGTGGGTGAGTGCGCCAAATCTAAccataaaacacacaaatattttgcatgtCTGCCGGcatcaaattgaaatcaaatacatcacacacacacacccatacacaccCATTCATACACAAATCTGAAAAAATAGCAGGGCaaataatgcaataaaatggGGCGACAAAAACCGCTTATGCCGTCGAATTTGAAGCATGGTCG
This genomic stretch from Drosophila yakuba strain Tai18E2 chromosome 3R, Prin_Dyak_Tai18E2_2.1, whole genome shotgun sequence harbors:
- the LOC6538707 gene encoding acetylcholine receptor subunit beta-like 2 — translated: MWHWSLLCVFLLVPLANSTAPISFEANPDTKRLYDDLLSNYNRLIRPVVNNTETLTVWLGLKLSQLIEVNLKNQVMTTNLWVKQRWFDYKLRWDPEEYGGVEQLYVPSEHIWVPDIVLYNNWDGNYEVTLMTKATLKYTGEVFWEPPAIYKSSCEMNVEYFPYDEQICFMKFGSWTYNGAQVDLKHLDQVPGSNLVQVGIDLTEFYLSVEWDILEVPATKNEEYYPDTLEPFSDITFKLTMRRKTLFYTVNLIVPCVALTFLTVLVFYLPSDSGEKVTLCISILVSLTVFFLLLAEIIPPTSLAVPLLGKYLLFTMILVSLSVWTTVCVLNIHFRSPSTHNMSPLVRKLFLHFMPKLMMMRRTQYTLPDYDDSTPSNGYTNEIDVRDSISDFPSEFKDSQDGAYDNGMQNSVDSDNVIPRNLTPEVLQALRAVRFIAQHIKDADKDNEIVEDWKFVSMVLDRFFLWLFTLSCVFGTLAIICQSPSLYDTRSPIDRQLSEIPLRKNNFMLPPDIVRQVLT